In Emcibacter sp. SYSU 3D8, one DNA window encodes the following:
- a CDS encoding AI-2E family transporter: MTISRRRSLAFWIIGFVGFLGVVWLLRSILLPFLAGLAVAYFLDPICDRLQRWGMSRVWATSVLTVAFALLVVAAFAFLLPLAVHQLGDFVDTLPTLLEVGRGKVRVLLDRFNQVVDPATADQIRDGLASSFGGFGSWIGGMLTGLLSSGLALLNVLSLIFLTPVVAFFMLRDWDSFIARLDSWIPRNQVNVVRSLAGQIDDILAAWVRGVALVCVLLAAFYAVTLSLIGLKVGLFIGIFAGFLSFVPFVGAIGGLILAVGMAAIEFDEPWRVALVAGVFLVGQALEGNWLTPMLVGEKVDLHPVAVIFALLAGGALFGFVGLLLAVPMAAVVGVLTRYAIQEYLKSQLYRGYDLPPPV; the protein is encoded by the coding sequence GTGACGATATCGCGGCGGCGCAGCCTTGCCTTCTGGATCATCGGCTTCGTCGGTTTTCTTGGCGTCGTCTGGCTGCTCCGGTCAATTCTGCTGCCATTCCTCGCGGGCCTTGCCGTAGCCTATTTTCTCGATCCGATCTGCGACCGGCTGCAGCGCTGGGGCATGTCGCGGGTCTGGGCCACATCGGTCCTGACGGTGGCCTTCGCCCTGCTGGTCGTGGCGGCGTTCGCTTTCCTGCTGCCGCTCGCCGTTCATCAGCTTGGCGACTTTGTCGACACCTTGCCGACGTTGCTCGAGGTCGGCCGGGGAAAGGTCCGTGTGCTGCTCGACCGGTTCAACCAGGTCGTTGATCCCGCGACCGCCGATCAGATACGCGACGGTCTGGCCAGTTCCTTCGGTGGTTTTGGGTCGTGGATCGGGGGAATGCTGACCGGCCTGCTCTCGAGCGGGCTGGCCCTGCTCAATGTCCTGTCACTGATCTTTCTGACCCCGGTGGTCGCGTTCTTCATGTTGCGTGACTGGGACAGCTTTATTGCCCGGCTGGATTCCTGGATCCCGCGCAATCAGGTCAATGTGGTTCGCAGCCTCGCCGGTCAGATCGACGATATCCTTGCCGCCTGGGTGCGGGGTGTCGCCCTTGTATGCGTATTGCTGGCGGCGTTTTACGCGGTAACGCTCAGCTTGATCGGACTGAAGGTAGGACTGTTCATCGGGATTTTTGCCGGTTTCCTGTCGTTCGTGCCGTTTGTCGGTGCGATCGGCGGACTGATCCTGGCGGTGGGGATGGCGGCCATCGAGTTCGATGAACCCTGGCGCGTCGCCCTTGTTGCGGGCGTATTTCTGGTCGGCCAGGCGCTGGAAGGCAATTGGCTGACGCCCATGCTGGTGGGCGAAAAGGTGGACCTGCATCCGGTGGCGGTGATCTTTGCGCTGCTGGCCGGCGGCGCCCTGTTCGGATTCGTCGGCCTGCTCCTGGCAGTGCCGATGGCGGCCGTGGTGGGCGTGTTGACGCGCTACGCGATCCAGGAATATCTGAAGAGCCAGCTTTACCGCGGCTACGATCTGCCGCCGCCTGTGTAG
- a CDS encoding tetratricopeptide repeat protein has translation MNGKQLVALVMVALAGPVLATSVVDTGAAYAAKQQKVSEKVGRPLQEAQEAINAKDYNKALAKLAEAKAVPKRTPYENYVISQFETNAYVGLKQYDKAAKAIQSTIDSGIAAPDEVSTLRKNLIQIYYSLKNYNAAVNAAQQYLGQNPGDTDMMVLVAQSQYLMNQCSAAKDTVKKLVNTARSAGRPVKEEWLQIQLSCAHKAQDKDTMRDALEQLVRVAPSNKDYWRDLINTFRDANRSDAINLESFRLMEHIGTLSTSEDYMEMAQVAVLLGVPGDAQAAMKQGYDKKILGTGSDAGRHERLRKTVEDAVKTDKSETAGLVKEAAAATTGAKDIALADSYASYGQYDKAIAAYQSGLKKGGLKNVAAAQLHLGQALLAAGKKAEATAAFKAVKGDAAYEKLATYWQIAS, from the coding sequence ATGAACGGGAAACAACTCGTCGCCCTCGTGATGGTCGCCTTGGCCGGTCCGGTCCTGGCAACCAGCGTCGTGGACACCGGCGCGGCTTACGCTGCCAAGCAGCAGAAAGTCAGCGAGAAGGTTGGTCGTCCGCTGCAGGAAGCCCAGGAGGCTATCAATGCAAAGGACTATAACAAGGCTCTGGCGAAACTGGCCGAAGCAAAGGCTGTTCCGAAGCGGACACCCTACGAAAACTACGTGATCAGCCAGTTCGAAACCAACGCTTATGTGGGCCTGAAGCAATACGACAAGGCTGCAAAGGCGATCCAGTCGACCATCGACAGCGGTATCGCGGCCCCGGACGAGGTCTCGACCCTGCGCAAGAACCTGATCCAGATCTACTACAGCCTGAAGAACTACAATGCTGCGGTTAACGCCGCTCAGCAGTATCTGGGCCAGAATCCCGGCGACACCGACATGATGGTGCTGGTTGCGCAAAGCCAGTACCTGATGAACCAGTGCAGCGCCGCCAAGGACACTGTGAAGAAGCTGGTGAACACCGCCCGGTCTGCGGGCCGGCCGGTCAAAGAGGAATGGCTTCAGATTCAGCTCAGCTGTGCCCACAAGGCGCAGGACAAGGATACCATGCGCGATGCGCTTGAGCAGCTGGTCCGGGTTGCTCCGAGCAACAAGGATTACTGGCGTGATCTGATCAACACGTTCCGCGATGCCAATCGTTCGGACGCGATCAATCTCGAGAGCTTCCGCCTCATGGAGCACATCGGCACGCTGAGCACGTCCGAGGACTACATGGAGATGGCGCAGGTTGCGGTTCTCCTTGGCGTTCCTGGCGATGCCCAGGCTGCGATGAAGCAGGGTTACGACAAGAAGATCCTCGGCACCGGCAGCGATGCTGGCCGCCACGAGCGTCTGAGGAAGACGGTCGAGGATGCGGTCAAGACCGATAAGTCGGAGACTGCTGGTCTGGTCAAGGAAGCCGCTGCGGCGACGACCGGCGCGAAGGACATCGCGCTTGCCGATTCCTATGCCAGTTACGGTCAGTACGACAAGGCGATCGCGGCCTATCAGTCGGGCCTCAAGAAGGGTGGCCTGAAGAATGTGGCCGCCGCCCAGTTGCACCTGGGACAGGCACTTCTTGCGGCTGGCAAGAAGGCCGAGGCCACGGCAGCGTTCAAGGCGGTCAAGGGCGACGCCGCCTATGAGAAGCTTGCCACCTATTGGCAGATCGCTTCGTAA
- a CDS encoding biopolymer transporter ExbD, whose translation MAMNVGNASGDEADVMVEMNTTPLIDVMLVLLIMLIVTIPIQTHAVKLDMPVNKPSTPPEPPEVVELQVDFDGTVLWNGNVVSSMGQLNGYLNTVAAQPKQPEIHIRPHKLVKYEYVAKVMSATQRLGLKKMGLINDSSIGG comes from the coding sequence ATGGCTATGAACGTAGGTAACGCTTCGGGCGACGAAGCGGACGTCATGGTGGAAATGAACACCACACCGCTTATCGACGTCATGCTCGTGCTGCTGATCATGCTGATCGTTACGATCCCGATCCAGACGCACGCCGTGAAGCTCGATATGCCGGTGAACAAGCCGTCGACGCCGCCCGAGCCGCCGGAAGTGGTGGAATTGCAGGTCGACTTTGACGGTACCGTGTTGTGGAACGGCAATGTCGTTTCCAGCATGGGGCAGCTTAACGGCTACCTGAACACCGTCGCCGCACAGCCGAAGCAGCCGGAAATTCACATCCGGCCCCACAAACTCGTGAAATACGAGTATGTCGCCAAGGTGATGTCCGCTACCCAGCGTCTCGGTCTGAAGAAGATGGGCTTGATCAACGACAGTTCGATCGGCGGCTAA
- a CDS encoding biopolymer transporter ExbD, with product MAMSVGAQEDEAVISTINTTPLVDVMLVLLIIFLITIPVVITTVKVELPKASNIATVTKPENIVIAIDADGNVYWNAVQVAGQAELMDKLSQVAVLDPQPEVHIRGDKAARYEFVGRVVVACQRVGIVKVGFITEPLRPGLV from the coding sequence ATGGCAATGTCCGTCGGAGCACAGGAAGACGAAGCTGTAATTTCGACCATCAACACGACTCCACTCGTGGACGTGATGCTGGTGCTGCTGATCATCTTCCTCATCACTATTCCAGTGGTGATCACGACGGTGAAGGTGGAGCTACCCAAGGCGAGTAACATTGCGACGGTGACGAAGCCGGAAAACATCGTCATCGCCATCGACGCTGACGGCAACGTGTACTGGAATGCAGTACAGGTTGCCGGCCAAGCCGAACTGATGGACAAGCTCTCCCAAGTGGCGGTGCTTGACCCTCAGCCGGAAGTCCACATCCGTGGCGACAAGGCGGCCCGCTATGAGTTCGTGGGTCGTGTTGTCGTGGCATGTCAGCGCGTGGGTATCGTCAAGGTCGGCTTCATCACCGAGCCTCTGCGTCCCGGCTTGGTCTGA
- a CDS encoding MotA/TolQ/ExbB proton channel family protein: MNRLSTRHWGIRAFAPVALALALVVAPVASGIALAQDAEAPAAEAPADEAPVMTDPAATAEPAAPMEAAPIEDTGMAEVENPYGLKALWEQGDLISKGTLIILVIMSMGTWYIMFTKVWDQAKLFSQAKQVDRDFWKAPSLQEGLDKLDRGNQFRSLIEKGLGAAQHHEGRLTDQIDAPEWIANNLQRESEAIQMRLQGGLAFLATVGSTAPFVGLFGTVWGIYHALIAIGVAGQASIDKVAGPVGEALIMTAIGLAVAVPAVLAYNWLVRRNKAATEIVRNFVIDYGSYLVQSRSATARSH, encoded by the coding sequence ATGAACCGCCTGTCCACCCGTCACTGGGGCATCCGCGCCTTCGCGCCGGTTGCCCTCGCTCTGGCCCTGGTTGTCGCCCCGGTTGCCTCTGGCATCGCGCTGGCTCAGGACGCCGAAGCCCCGGCCGCCGAGGCTCCGGCCGATGAAGCTCCCGTCATGACCGATCCGGCGGCCACTGCCGAGCCGGCCGCGCCGATGGAAGCCGCGCCGATCGAAGACACCGGAATGGCCGAAGTCGAGAACCCCTACGGCCTCAAGGCTCTTTGGGAGCAGGGCGACCTTATCTCGAAGGGCACGCTGATCATCCTGGTCATCATGTCCATGGGCACCTGGTACATCATGTTCACCAAGGTGTGGGACCAGGCCAAGCTGTTCAGCCAGGCCAAGCAGGTCGACCGTGATTTCTGGAAGGCGCCGAGCCTGCAGGAAGGCCTCGACAAGCTGGACCGCGGCAACCAGTTCCGCAGCCTGATCGAAAAGGGTCTGGGCGCCGCCCAGCATCACGAAGGCCGTCTGACCGATCAGATCGACGCGCCGGAGTGGATTGCCAACAATCTGCAGCGTGAATCCGAAGCCATCCAGATGCGTCTGCAGGGCGGCCTCGCGTTCCTCGCCACCGTCGGCTCGACCGCACCGTTCGTCGGTCTGTTCGGTACGGTTTGGGGTATCTATCACGCTCTGATCGCCATCGGCGTTGCCGGTCAGGCCTCGATCGACAAGGTCGCGGGTCCGGTTGGTGAAGCACTGATCATGACCGCCATCGGTCTTGCCGTCGCCGTGCCGGCCGTGCTGGCCTACAACTGGCTGGTTCGCCGCAACAAGGCCGCCACCGAGATCGTTCGCAACTTCGTGATCGATTACGGGTCGTACCTGGTGCAGAGCCGGTCCGCGACTGCCCGGAGCCACTAA
- a CDS encoding energy transducer TonB — translation MNNTQSVISGRALGFGFVILIHVGIFYALMSGLSSTMVELLTGPMETEIIDEAVKDDSPPPPPPPDFKPPPPAFVDMPMVAFDSAPATRAIQNVTNEVKKAPPPPPPPVAKPTEPRQDPRRPITQPEYPSTSVRLGEEGAVILKFMVMPNGRVDADSISVVESSGSDRLDKAAMTEARKAWRFIPGTKDGKPVAVWHQFRVVFELKKARR, via the coding sequence ATGAACAATACCCAATCCGTGATTTCCGGCCGCGCGCTTGGTTTCGGCTTTGTCATCCTGATCCATGTCGGCATCTTCTATGCGCTCATGTCCGGGCTCAGCAGCACAATGGTAGAGTTGCTGACCGGGCCAATGGAGACAGAGATCATCGACGAGGCCGTCAAGGACGACTCACCACCGCCGCCGCCGCCACCGGACTTCAAGCCGCCGCCGCCCGCCTTTGTCGACATGCCCATGGTCGCCTTTGACTCGGCACCTGCAACCCGGGCGATTCAGAATGTTACCAACGAGGTGAAGAAAGCCCCGCCGCCGCCGCCGCCGCCCGTCGCGAAGCCGACCGAGCCGCGTCAGGACCCGCGTCGTCCGATCACGCAGCCCGAATATCCGTCCACGTCGGTTCGCTTGGGTGAAGAAGGCGCCGTCATCCTGAAGTTTATGGTCATGCCGAATGGCCGCGTCGATGCAGACAGCATCTCCGTCGTCGAAAGCAGTGGTTCTGATCGTCTCGACAAGGCTGCGATGACAGAAGCCCGCAAGGCCTGGAGATTTATACCTGGAACGAAAGACGGCAAGCCTGTTGCGGTATGGCACCAGTTCCGTGTCGTGTTCGAGCTGAAGAAGGCACGCCGCTAA
- a CDS encoding HAMP domain-containing sensor histidine kinase, producing MPIRPQSATLQIARTLIPLSIVATLVPFGVLYFDLSTLHEQKIEKEVSDELRALKSVYEDDGAAAVEERIRDSLTNSESGRMLYLFEDGYRYRVAGNLTAWPAKSSSSFAWEVVPLSRSTFAEPEVMGASATELPGRYRLLVAIPREEWGMPIGLVAKAAALGFFIAMLLNVIAGFRVSHFLRRHMSSIVETAEDILGGDMSRRVKVSYLPVEFSVVSASLNAMLSRIEDSMTTMRAVTDSIAHDFRSSLTRLGARLEMASGGKGGEQELRTAMRDAASEVDSMLHILNSLLEIARAEAGVSGDQMADMDLSTLISDVGDLYVPVAEEAGLQLNVHAAEPIQVRAHPELLAQAIANLIDNAIKYSPLGTAIELRASLGPLGPLIEVSDRGPGIPAEARERVIHRFVRLDAARKSPGSGLGLSLVAAVAKLHGAFLKLHDNLPGLTAVIQFVAKPRRKPPLSFLFKRSVEK from the coding sequence TTGCCGATCCGGCCCCAGAGCGCAACCCTTCAGATCGCGCGCACGCTGATCCCACTTTCCATCGTGGCGACGCTTGTGCCTTTCGGCGTGCTCTATTTCGATCTCTCGACACTGCACGAGCAGAAGATCGAAAAGGAGGTGAGCGATGAGCTGCGGGCGCTGAAGTCGGTTTACGAGGACGATGGGGCAGCCGCCGTCGAGGAACGGATCCGTGACAGCCTGACCAACTCGGAGAGTGGCCGCATGCTGTATCTGTTCGAGGATGGATACCGCTACCGCGTTGCCGGCAATCTGACGGCGTGGCCGGCCAAGTCCTCGTCCAGTTTTGCATGGGAAGTCGTGCCGCTGAGCCGGTCGACATTCGCCGAGCCTGAGGTGATGGGCGCGAGTGCGACCGAACTGCCCGGACGCTACCGGCTGCTTGTAGCCATTCCCCGCGAGGAATGGGGCATGCCGATCGGACTGGTCGCAAAGGCGGCAGCGTTGGGCTTCTTCATTGCCATGCTGCTCAATGTCATTGCCGGCTTCAGGGTCTCGCACTTCCTGCGCCGGCACATGAGCAGCATCGTCGAGACCGCTGAGGATATTCTCGGGGGCGACATGTCCCGGCGCGTCAAGGTGAGCTATCTCCCGGTCGAGTTCAGCGTGGTGTCCGCCTCGCTCAACGCCATGTTGTCGCGCATCGAAGACAGCATGACCACCATGCGCGCCGTCACGGACAGCATCGCCCACGATTTCCGCAGCTCGCTCACCCGTCTTGGCGCGCGGCTCGAGATGGCGTCAGGCGGCAAGGGTGGCGAGCAGGAACTTCGCACGGCCATGCGCGATGCCGCCAGCGAAGTGGATTCCATGCTGCACATCCTGAACTCGCTGCTCGAGATCGCCCGTGCCGAGGCCGGCGTCAGCGGCGACCAGATGGCCGACATGGACCTGTCGACGCTGATTTCGGACGTCGGTGACCTTTATGTCCCGGTCGCCGAGGAGGCGGGTCTGCAACTCAATGTCCATGCGGCAGAGCCGATCCAGGTCCGCGCCCATCCGGAACTGCTGGCCCAGGCGATCGCCAACCTTATCGACAACGCCATCAAATATTCGCCGCTGGGAACGGCTATCGAGCTGCGGGCGTCCTTGGGGCCGCTGGGGCCGCTGATCGAGGTCAGCGACCGAGGCCCGGGCATTCCCGCCGAGGCGCGCGAGCGGGTGATCCATCGCTTTGTCCGGCTTGACGCGGCACGGAAAAGCCCGGGATCGGGACTGGGACTCAGCCTCGTCGCGGCAGTCGCTAAATTGCACGGGGCCTTCCTGAAATTGCACGACAACCTGCCAGGGCTTACCGCCGTAATCCAGTTCGTCGCCAAGCCTCGCCGAAAGCCGCCATTGAGCTTCCTTTTCAAGCGCTCGGTTGAAAAATGA
- a CDS encoding response regulator transcription factor codes for MSRKLLVVEDDTITSSYLVQSLREQGYTVDVAEDGREALYLASDGAYELVVLDRMLPGLDGLSVLKALRAARIETPVLLLSALSTLDERVKGLKAGGDDYMVKPFAVSELLARIEVLLRRRSAGPEAETKLRCADLEMDLIARKVTRAGKIIDMQPREFALLEYLMRHQGQLVTRTMLLEAVWDYHFDPQTNVIDVHISRLRQRVDKGFQGSLIHTIRGAGYRLAAEG; via the coding sequence GTGAGCCGCAAACTGCTAGTCGTTGAAGACGACACCATCACGTCCAGCTACCTGGTGCAGAGCCTCAGGGAACAGGGCTATACGGTCGACGTGGCCGAAGATGGGCGCGAGGCGCTTTACCTTGCCAGTGACGGGGCGTACGAACTGGTGGTGCTGGACCGGATGCTGCCGGGGCTGGACGGCCTTTCCGTACTCAAGGCCCTGCGCGCCGCCCGAATCGAGACCCCCGTGCTCCTGCTGTCGGCGCTCAGCACCCTGGACGAGCGGGTCAAGGGCCTGAAGGCGGGCGGCGACGACTACATGGTCAAGCCGTTCGCCGTGTCCGAACTGCTGGCGCGCATCGAGGTTCTGCTGCGCCGGCGCAGCGCGGGCCCCGAAGCCGAGACCAAGCTGCGCTGCGCCGACCTCGAGATGGACCTGATCGCCCGCAAGGTGACGCGGGCCGGCAAGATCATCGACATGCAACCGCGCGAATTCGCCCTGCTCGAATATCTGATGCGGCACCAGGGCCAGCTGGTTACCCGGACCATGTTGCTGGAAGCGGTGTGGGACTACCATTTCGACCCGCAAACCAACGTCATCGACGTGCATATCAGCCGGCTGCGCCAGCGCGTCGACAAGGGATTCCAGGGGTCGCTGATCCATACCATCAGGGGCGCCGGTTACCGTCTCGCGGCGGAGGGCTGA
- the secD gene encoding protein translocase subunit SecD, with protein MQIPKWQIYLYSFIVLVGVILALPNVFTSAQLDRMPNWLPKKQVTLGLDLRGGSHLVLEVDSKALMKERLQSMADDIATKVRQDKISSVRAAPVGDSVLVTFRDPSRADQLRELIRDVTQAPATAMGPSQPDVDIESGGATQLRVTFTEAGTTRRITAAVDQSLEVVRKRIDGAGVAEPTIQRIGSDRILVQLPGVQDPGRITKLLGGTAKMTFHLVTTPVMAGETPPHGVFVLPDVETGEQLALIERPIVTGDHLENSDVSFSQYTSEPQVGFKFDSTGAQQFGRATREHAGERMAIVLDGKVLSAPRINEPILGGAGVITGNFTTTEAKDLSTMLKAGALPAPLTVIEERTVGADLGADSIKMGAWTGFIGFVLVFVLILLLYGTWGAIASVALLIHTILTLTVLTLLGATLTLPGIAGIVLGIGLAVDANVLINERIREESRRGLGAFAALEYGFKKAFSTIIDSNMTTLFAVILLFAVGTGPIRGFAITMGLGIVISLFTALTMVRVMMIWWIKVRKLKVLKMDPPFQIVPTGTNIRFMRARFLGIAVSAILSTASVVLFIVPGLNYGIDFKGGIQMEVEPAEGKADLGAMRDKLGSLGLGDISLQGADNNTRVLIRIEIQPGGDGAQRVAVEKARAAINEAAPGSQISRTEVVGPKISGELATTGIYAVLGASIIMLLYIWFRFEWYFAIGAIVTMMLDITKVVGFFAITQLDFNLSAVAALLTLVGYTVNDKVVVYDRMRENMRLFQKMDLRDIIDKSINETLTRSVYTSATTLLAMLPMAIWGGSAVESFAVPMIFGIVIAASSSIFIAAPILLFLGDWRIRRQAKEALNDDENANVGGVDPARMP; from the coding sequence ATGCAGATCCCAAAGTGGCAGATTTACCTGTACAGCTTCATCGTCCTTGTCGGGGTGATACTGGCGCTGCCCAACGTCTTTACCTCGGCACAGCTCGATCGCATGCCGAACTGGCTGCCGAAGAAGCAGGTCACCCTGGGCCTCGATCTTCGCGGCGGCTCGCACCTGGTGCTCGAAGTGGACTCGAAGGCGCTGATGAAGGAGCGCCTGCAATCCATGGCGGACGACATCGCCACCAAGGTGCGCCAGGACAAGATTTCCAGCGTGCGCGCCGCACCGGTCGGCGATTCGGTCCTCGTGACGTTCCGCGACCCGAGCCGCGCCGACCAGCTGCGTGAGCTCATCCGCGATGTCACCCAGGCACCGGCCACGGCCATGGGGCCGAGCCAGCCGGACGTGGATATTGAATCCGGCGGCGCCACCCAGCTTCGCGTGACGTTCACCGAAGCCGGCACGACCCGGCGGATCACGGCAGCCGTAGACCAGAGCCTCGAAGTCGTGCGCAAGCGCATCGACGGCGCCGGCGTGGCCGAGCCGACCATCCAGCGAATCGGCAGCGACCGGATCCTGGTCCAGCTTCCCGGCGTGCAGGATCCCGGCCGCATCACCAAGCTGCTGGGCGGTACGGCCAAGATGACATTCCATCTGGTCACCACGCCGGTCATGGCCGGAGAAACACCGCCGCACGGCGTGTTCGTGCTGCCCGACGTGGAAACCGGCGAACAGCTGGCGCTGATCGAGCGGCCGATCGTCACCGGCGATCACCTCGAGAATTCGGATGTCAGCTTCTCGCAATACACCAGCGAGCCGCAGGTGGGCTTCAAGTTCGACAGCACGGGCGCACAGCAGTTCGGCCGTGCCACCCGTGAGCACGCAGGCGAGAGAATGGCCATTGTACTGGATGGCAAGGTGCTGAGCGCGCCGCGCATCAACGAACCCATCCTTGGCGGTGCCGGCGTCATCACCGGGAATTTCACGACCACGGAGGCCAAGGACCTCTCGACCATGCTGAAGGCCGGCGCCCTGCCCGCGCCGCTGACCGTGATCGAGGAACGCACCGTGGGTGCGGATCTTGGCGCCGATTCCATCAAGATGGGCGCGTGGACCGGCTTCATCGGCTTCGTGCTGGTGTTCGTCCTGATCCTGTTGCTCTACGGCACCTGGGGCGCCATCGCCAGCGTGGCGCTGCTCATTCACACCATTCTGACCCTGACGGTGCTGACCCTTCTGGGCGCGACGCTTACCCTCCCGGGCATCGCCGGTATCGTGCTGGGCATCGGCCTGGCGGTGGACGCCAACGTGCTGATCAACGAACGCATCCGCGAGGAGAGCCGACGCGGGCTGGGAGCCTTCGCCGCATTGGAATACGGTTTCAAGAAGGCGTTCTCGACCATCATCGACTCCAACATGACGACGCTGTTCGCCGTGATCCTGCTGTTCGCGGTAGGCACCGGTCCGATACGCGGCTTCGCCATCACCATGGGCCTGGGCATTGTCATCTCACTGTTCACCGCGCTGACCATGGTGCGGGTCATGATGATCTGGTGGATCAAGGTGCGGAAGCTCAAGGTCCTGAAGATGGACCCGCCGTTCCAGATCGTTCCCACAGGCACGAACATCAGGTTCATGCGCGCCCGCTTCCTGGGCATCGCGGTATCGGCAATCCTGTCCACGGCCTCGGTCGTGCTGTTCATCGTGCCGGGACTTAACTACGGCATCGATTTCAAGGGCGGCATCCAGATGGAGGTCGAACCGGCTGAAGGGAAGGCAGACCTCGGCGCAATGCGAGACAAGCTGGGCAGCCTTGGCCTGGGAGACATCTCGTTGCAGGGCGCCGACAACAACACCAGGGTCCTGATCAGGATCGAAATTCAGCCTGGTGGAGATGGGGCCCAGCGGGTCGCGGTCGAGAAAGCGCGCGCCGCCATCAACGAGGCGGCGCCCGGCAGCCAGATTTCGCGCACCGAGGTGGTGGGGCCGAAAATCAGCGGCGAGTTGGCAACCACCGGCATCTACGCGGTACTGGGCGCGAGCATCATCATGCTGCTCTACATCTGGTTCCGCTTCGAATGGTACTTCGCCATCGGCGCCATCGTAACCATGATGCTCGACATCACGAAGGTGGTTGGCTTCTTTGCGATCACCCAGCTGGATTTCAATCTCAGCGCCGTAGCCGCATTGCTGACACTGGTCGGCTATACCGTGAACGACAAGGTCGTCGTGTACGACCGAATGCGCGAGAACATGCGTCTGTTCCAGAAAATGGACCTGCGTGACATCATCGACAAAAGTATCAATGAGACGCTGACACGCAGCGTCTATACGTCGGCGACCACGCTGCTGGCCATGCTGCCCATGGCGATCTGGGGCGGATCTGCAGTGGAGAGCTTTGCCGTGCCGATGATTTTCGGCATCGTCATCGCGGCCTCGTCCTCGATCTTCATTGCGGCGCCGATCCTGCTGTTCCTGGGCGACTGGCGCATCCGGCGCCAGGCCAAGGAGGCGCTGAACGACGATGAAAACGCGAATGTGGGCGGTGTCGATCCGGCGCGGATGCCCTGA
- a CDS encoding undecaprenyl-diphosphate phosphatase: MLLAADGRTYIEALLLGLIEGLTEFLPVSSTGHILLAGHFMGFESTGKTFEVVIQLGAILALLLVYAQRLLGVAVAAPGDPKARRFIASILIAFLPAAVIGALGHDYIKDVLFESPGLICATLIGGGFILLVVDRLKLPVRHADAMAYPIPMAFGIGLCQCLAMVPGVSRSGATIVGALLMGADKRSAAEFSFFLAMPTMVGAVVYDVYKNRDVLDFSDTALIAVGFVTAFITALLVVRALLEFVSRRGFAVFGWWRIAVGVAGLAGLSLLG, encoded by the coding sequence ATGCTGCTGGCAGCGGATGGCCGGACCTATATCGAGGCCCTGCTGCTGGGCCTGATCGAGGGCCTGACCGAATTCCTGCCTGTGTCGTCGACCGGCCACATCCTGCTGGCCGGTCACTTCATGGGGTTCGAGTCAACCGGCAAGACCTTCGAGGTAGTAATCCAGCTGGGCGCGATCCTTGCCCTGTTGCTGGTCTATGCCCAGCGCCTGCTGGGCGTGGCCGTGGCCGCGCCTGGCGACCCGAAGGCCCGGCGCTTCATCGCCAGCATCCTGATCGCGTTCCTGCCGGCGGCAGTGATCGGCGCACTGGGCCACGATTACATCAAGGATGTGCTGTTCGAGAGCCCCGGCCTGATCTGCGCCACGCTGATCGGCGGCGGATTCATTCTGCTGGTGGTGGACCGGTTGAAGCTGCCGGTGCGGCATGCCGATGCCATGGCCTATCCGATCCCGATGGCGTTCGGTATCGGTCTTTGCCAGTGCCTCGCCATGGTGCCCGGCGTTTCCCGCTCGGGCGCCACCATCGTCGGCGCGCTGCTGATGGGCGCCGACAAGCGCTCGGCCGCCGAGTTCTCGTTCTTCCTCGCCATGCCGACCATGGTGGGCGCCGTGGTTTACGACGTCTACAAGAACCGCGACGTGCTCGACTTCAGCGACACGGCGCTGATCGCCGTTGGATTCGTCACGGCATTCATCACTGCGTTACTGGTGGTGCGGGCGTTGCTCGAATTCGTCAGCCGACGTGGATTTGCAGTGTTCGGCTGGTGGCGTATCGCCGTCGGCGTCGCGGGGCTTGCCGGGCTATCGCTGCTCGGATGA
- a CDS encoding twin-arginine translocase TatA/TatE family subunit, translated as MAWKILLLVALLLLIFGKGKFSELMGDVAKGIKSFRKGLVEDDDEATISMKPAPALDTSRPAPEAARKEGA; from the coding sequence ATGGCCTGGAAAATTCTCCTGCTCGTCGCGCTCCTGCTGCTCATCTTTGGCAAGGGCAAGTTCTCTGAACTGATGGGCGACGTGGCAAAGGGAATCAAGAGCTTTCGCAAGGGTCTTGTGGAAGACGACGATGAAGCCACGATCAGCATGAAACCGGCGCCCGCCCTCGACACCTCCCGGCCGGCGCCCGAGGCCGCGCGGAAGGAAGGCGCCTAG